From Rhinolophus sinicus isolate RSC01 linkage group LG15, ASM3656204v1, whole genome shotgun sequence, the proteins below share one genomic window:
- the SEC14L1 gene encoding SEC14-like protein 1 isoform X2 produces MVQKYQSPVRVYKHPFELIMAAYERRFPTCPLIPMFVDSDTVNEFKSEDGAIHVIERRCKLDIDAPRLLKKIAGVDYVYFVQKNSLNSRERTLHIEAHNETFSNRVIINEHCCYTVHPENEDWTCFEQSASLDIKSFFGFESTVEKIAMKQYTSNIKKGKEIIEYYLRQLEEEGITFVPRWTPPSIATSSETSASCRKQAASLAVVVPDAAQKEGLSGEVLSNPSGASEPVVGTPDDKLDADYIKRYLGDLTPLQESCLIRLRQWLQETHKGKIPKDEHILRFLRARDFNIDKAREVMCQSLTWRKQHQVDYILDTWNPPQVLQDYYAGGWHHHDKDGRPLYVLRLGQMDTKGLVRALGEEALLRYVLSINEEGLRRCEENTKVFGRPISSWTCLVDLEGLNMRHLWRPGVKALLRIIEVVEANYPETLGRLLILRAPRVFPVLWTLVSPFIDDNTRRKFLIYAGNDYQGPGGLLDYIDKEIIPDFLGGECMCEVPEGGLVPKSLYRTAEELENEDLKLWTETIYQSASVFKGAPHEILIQIVDASSVITWDFDVCKGDIVFNIYHSKRSPQPPKKDSLGAHSITSPGGNNVQLIDRAWQLGRDYSMVESPLICKEGESVQGSHVTRWPGFYILQWKFHSMPACAATNLPRVDDVLASLQVSSHKCKVMYYTEVIGSEDFRGSMTSLESSHSGFSQLSAATTTSSQSHSSSMISRPSMDSRPAGPAQGGEPSRSRAWTFGPDGERLTSS; encoded by the exons GCCTATGAAAGGAGGTTTCCTACATGTCCACTGATTCCGATGTTTGTGGACAGTGACACTGTGAATGAATTCAAGAGTGAAGATGGCGCCATTCATGTCATAGAGAGGCGCTGCAAACTGGATATAGACGCGCCCAGACTGCTGAAAAAG atcgCAGGAGTTGATTATGTTTACTTTGTCCAGAAGAACTCACTGAATTCCCGGGAACGTACTCTGCACATCGAGGCCCATAATGAAACGTTTTCCAATCGGGTCATCATTAACGAGCATTGCTGCTACACC GTTCACCCTGAAAATGAAGACTGGACCTGTTTTGAACAGTCTGCAAGTTTAGATATTAAatctttctttggttttgaaaGTACAGTGGAAAAAATTGCAATGAAACAATATACCAGCAACATTAAAAAA ggaaaagaaataattgagtACTATCTCCGTCAGTTAGAAGAAGAAGGCATAACCTTTGTGCCCCGCTGGACTCCACCTTCCATTGCAACCTCTTCAGAGACATCCGCGTCGTGCAGGAAGCAAGCAGCGTCGTTGGCTGTCGTGGTCCCCGACGCTGCGCAGAAGGAAGGGCTGAGTGGCGAGGTCCTCAGTAACCCGAGCGGGGCATCTGAGCCCGTGGTGGGAACGCCCGACG ACAAACTAGATGCAGACTACATCAAGAGATACCTGGGTGACCTGACGCCTCTGCAGGAGAGCTGCCTGATCCGGCTTCGCCAGTGGCTCCAGGAAACCCACAAGGGCAAA ATCCCCAAAGACGAGCATATTCTTCGGTTCTTACGGGCCAGGGACTTCAACATCGACAAAGCCAGAGAGGTCATGTGTCAGTCTCTCACGTGGCGGAAGCAGCACCAGGTCGACTACATTCTCGATACCTGGAACCCTCCGCAGGTCCTGCAGGACTACTACGCGGGCGGCTGGCACCACCACGACAAAG ACGGGCGGCCCCTCTATGTGCTCAGGCTGGGGCAGATGGACACCAAAGGCTTGGTGAGGGCCCTCGGGGAGGAGGCCCTGCTGAGATAC GTTCTCTCCATCAATGAAGAAGGGCTAAGACGGTGTGAAGAAAACACGAAAGTGTTCGGCCGGCCTATCAG CTCCTGGACCTGCCTGGTGGACCTGGAGGGACTGAACATGCGTCACCTGTGGCGGCCAGGTGTCAAAGCCCTGCTGCGGATCATTGAGGTGGTGGAGGCCAACTACCCCGAGACGCTCGGCCGCCTGCTCATTCTGCGGGCGCCCCGGGTGTTCCCCGTGCTCTGGACGCTG GTTAGTCCATTCATCGATGACAACACCAGAAGGAAGTTCCTCATTTACGCGGGAAACGACTACCAGGGTCCTGGAGGCCTGCTGGATTACATCGATAAAGAGATTATCCCTGACTTCCTGGGCGGAGAGTGCATG TGTGAAGTGCCCGAGGGCGGACTGGTTCCGAAGTCTCTGTACAGGACGGCGGAGGAACTGGAGAACGAAGACCTGAAGCTGTGGACCGAGACCATCTACCAGTCTGCCAGCGTGTTCAAAGGCGCCCCGCACGAG ATTCTCATTCAGATTGTGGATGCGTCTTCAGTGATCACTTGGGATTTTGACGTGTGCAAAGGGGACATTGTCTTTAACATCTACCACTCCAAGAGGTCGCCCCAGCCGCCCAAGAAGGACTCCCTGGGGGCGCACAGCATCACTTCTCCCGGAGGGAACAACGTGCAGCTCATAGACCGCGCCTGGCAGCTGGGCCGGGACTACAGCATGGTGGAGTCGCCTCTGATCTGCAAAGAGGGCGAGAGCGTGCAG GGCTCCCACGTGACAAGGTGGCCGGGCTTCTACATCCTGCAGTGGAAGTTCCACAGCATGCCAGCCTGTGCCGCCACCAACCTGCCCCGAGTGGACGACGTGCTGGCCTCTCTGCAGGTCTCGTCTCACAAGTGCAAAGTGATGTACTACACGGAAGTCATTGGCTCTGAGGACTTCAG AGGTTCCATGACCAGCCTGGAGTCCAGCCACAGCGGGTTCTCCCAGCTGAGCGCCGCCACCACCACCTCCAGCCAGTCGCACTCCAGCTCCATGATTTCCAG
- the SEC14L1 gene encoding SEC14-like protein 1 isoform X5 has product MVQKYQSPVRVYKHPFELIMAAYERRFPTCPLIPMFVDSDTVNEFKSEDGAIHVIERRCKLDIDAPRLLKKIAGVDYVYFVQKNSLNSRERTLHIEAHNETFSNRVIINEHCCYTVHPENEDWTCFEQSASLDIKSFFGFESTVEKIAMKQYTSNIKKGKEIIEYYLRQLEEEGITFVPRWTPPSIATSSETSASCRKQAASLAVVVPDAAQKEGLSGEVLSNPSGASEPVVGTPDDKLDADYIKRYLGDLTPLQESCLIRLRQWLQETHKGKIPKDEHILRFLRARDFNIDKAREVMCQSLTWRKQHQVDYILDTWNPPQVLQDYYAGGWHHHDKDGRPLYVLRLGQMDTKGLVRALGEEALLRYVLSINEEGLRRCEENTKVFGRPISSWTCLVDLEGLNMRHLWRPGVKALLRIIEVVEANYPETLGRLLILRAPRVFPVLWTLVSPFIDDNTRRKFLIYAGNDYQGPGGLLDYIDKEIIPDFLGGECMCEVPEGGLVPKSLYRTAEELENEDLKLWTETIYQSASVFKGAPHEILIQIVDASSVITWDFDVCKGDIVFNIYHSKRSPQPPKKDSLGAHSITSPGGNNVQLIDRAWQLGRDYSMVESPLICKEGESVQGSHVTRWPGFYILQWKFHSMPACAATNLPRVDDVLASLQVSSHKCKVMYYTEVIGSEDFRGSMTSLESSHSGFSQLSAATTTSSQSHSSSMISRR; this is encoded by the exons GCCTATGAAAGGAGGTTTCCTACATGTCCACTGATTCCGATGTTTGTGGACAGTGACACTGTGAATGAATTCAAGAGTGAAGATGGCGCCATTCATGTCATAGAGAGGCGCTGCAAACTGGATATAGACGCGCCCAGACTGCTGAAAAAG atcgCAGGAGTTGATTATGTTTACTTTGTCCAGAAGAACTCACTGAATTCCCGGGAACGTACTCTGCACATCGAGGCCCATAATGAAACGTTTTCCAATCGGGTCATCATTAACGAGCATTGCTGCTACACC GTTCACCCTGAAAATGAAGACTGGACCTGTTTTGAACAGTCTGCAAGTTTAGATATTAAatctttctttggttttgaaaGTACAGTGGAAAAAATTGCAATGAAACAATATACCAGCAACATTAAAAAA ggaaaagaaataattgagtACTATCTCCGTCAGTTAGAAGAAGAAGGCATAACCTTTGTGCCCCGCTGGACTCCACCTTCCATTGCAACCTCTTCAGAGACATCCGCGTCGTGCAGGAAGCAAGCAGCGTCGTTGGCTGTCGTGGTCCCCGACGCTGCGCAGAAGGAAGGGCTGAGTGGCGAGGTCCTCAGTAACCCGAGCGGGGCATCTGAGCCCGTGGTGGGAACGCCCGACG ACAAACTAGATGCAGACTACATCAAGAGATACCTGGGTGACCTGACGCCTCTGCAGGAGAGCTGCCTGATCCGGCTTCGCCAGTGGCTCCAGGAAACCCACAAGGGCAAA ATCCCCAAAGACGAGCATATTCTTCGGTTCTTACGGGCCAGGGACTTCAACATCGACAAAGCCAGAGAGGTCATGTGTCAGTCTCTCACGTGGCGGAAGCAGCACCAGGTCGACTACATTCTCGATACCTGGAACCCTCCGCAGGTCCTGCAGGACTACTACGCGGGCGGCTGGCACCACCACGACAAAG ACGGGCGGCCCCTCTATGTGCTCAGGCTGGGGCAGATGGACACCAAAGGCTTGGTGAGGGCCCTCGGGGAGGAGGCCCTGCTGAGATAC GTTCTCTCCATCAATGAAGAAGGGCTAAGACGGTGTGAAGAAAACACGAAAGTGTTCGGCCGGCCTATCAG CTCCTGGACCTGCCTGGTGGACCTGGAGGGACTGAACATGCGTCACCTGTGGCGGCCAGGTGTCAAAGCCCTGCTGCGGATCATTGAGGTGGTGGAGGCCAACTACCCCGAGACGCTCGGCCGCCTGCTCATTCTGCGGGCGCCCCGGGTGTTCCCCGTGCTCTGGACGCTG GTTAGTCCATTCATCGATGACAACACCAGAAGGAAGTTCCTCATTTACGCGGGAAACGACTACCAGGGTCCTGGAGGCCTGCTGGATTACATCGATAAAGAGATTATCCCTGACTTCCTGGGCGGAGAGTGCATG TGTGAAGTGCCCGAGGGCGGACTGGTTCCGAAGTCTCTGTACAGGACGGCGGAGGAACTGGAGAACGAAGACCTGAAGCTGTGGACCGAGACCATCTACCAGTCTGCCAGCGTGTTCAAAGGCGCCCCGCACGAG ATTCTCATTCAGATTGTGGATGCGTCTTCAGTGATCACTTGGGATTTTGACGTGTGCAAAGGGGACATTGTCTTTAACATCTACCACTCCAAGAGGTCGCCCCAGCCGCCCAAGAAGGACTCCCTGGGGGCGCACAGCATCACTTCTCCCGGAGGGAACAACGTGCAGCTCATAGACCGCGCCTGGCAGCTGGGCCGGGACTACAGCATGGTGGAGTCGCCTCTGATCTGCAAAGAGGGCGAGAGCGTGCAG GGCTCCCACGTGACAAGGTGGCCGGGCTTCTACATCCTGCAGTGGAAGTTCCACAGCATGCCAGCCTGTGCCGCCACCAACCTGCCCCGAGTGGACGACGTGCTGGCCTCTCTGCAGGTCTCGTCTCACAAGTGCAAAGTGATGTACTACACGGAAGTCATTGGCTCTGAGGACTTCAG AGGTTCCATGACCAGCCTGGAGTCCAGCCACAGCGGGTTCTCCCAGCTGAGCGCCGCCACCACCACCTCCAGCCAGTCGCACTCCAGCTCCATGATTTCCAG GCGTTAG
- the SEC14L1 gene encoding SEC14-like protein 1 isoform X6, with product MVQKYQSPVRVYKHPFELIMAAYERRFPTCPLIPMFVDSDTVNEFKSEDGAIHVIERRCKLDIDAPRLLKKIAGVDYVYFVQKNSLNSRERTLHIEAHNETFSNRVIINEHCCYTVHPENEDWTCFEQSASLDIKSFFGFESTVEKIAMKQYTSNIKKGKEIIEYYLRQLEEEGITFVPRWTPPSIATSSETSASCRKQAASLAVVVPDAAQKEGLSGEVLSNPSGASEPVVGTPDDKLDADYIKRYLGDLTPLQESCLIRLRQWLQETHKGKIPKDEHILRFLRARDFNIDKAREVMCQSLTWRKQHQVDYILDTWNPPQVLQDYYAGGWHHHDKDGRPLYVLRLGQMDTKGLVRALGEEALLRYVLSINEEGLRRCEENTKVFGRPISSWTCLVDLEGLNMRHLWRPGVKALLRIIEVVEANYPETLGRLLILRAPRVFPVLWTLVSPFIDDNTRRKFLIYAGNDYQGPGGLLDYIDKEIIPDFLGGECMCEVPEGGLVPKSLYRTAEELENEDLKLWTETIYQSASVFKGAPHEILIQIVDASSVITWDFDVCKGDIVFNIYHSKRSPQPPKKDSLGAHSITSPGGNNVQLIDRAWQLGRDYSMVESPLICKEGESVQGSHVTRWPGFYILQWKFHSMPACAATNLPRVDDVLASLQVSSHKCKVMYYTEVIGSEDFRGSMTSLESSHSGFSQLSAATTTSSQSHSSSMISR from the exons GCCTATGAAAGGAGGTTTCCTACATGTCCACTGATTCCGATGTTTGTGGACAGTGACACTGTGAATGAATTCAAGAGTGAAGATGGCGCCATTCATGTCATAGAGAGGCGCTGCAAACTGGATATAGACGCGCCCAGACTGCTGAAAAAG atcgCAGGAGTTGATTATGTTTACTTTGTCCAGAAGAACTCACTGAATTCCCGGGAACGTACTCTGCACATCGAGGCCCATAATGAAACGTTTTCCAATCGGGTCATCATTAACGAGCATTGCTGCTACACC GTTCACCCTGAAAATGAAGACTGGACCTGTTTTGAACAGTCTGCAAGTTTAGATATTAAatctttctttggttttgaaaGTACAGTGGAAAAAATTGCAATGAAACAATATACCAGCAACATTAAAAAA ggaaaagaaataattgagtACTATCTCCGTCAGTTAGAAGAAGAAGGCATAACCTTTGTGCCCCGCTGGACTCCACCTTCCATTGCAACCTCTTCAGAGACATCCGCGTCGTGCAGGAAGCAAGCAGCGTCGTTGGCTGTCGTGGTCCCCGACGCTGCGCAGAAGGAAGGGCTGAGTGGCGAGGTCCTCAGTAACCCGAGCGGGGCATCTGAGCCCGTGGTGGGAACGCCCGACG ACAAACTAGATGCAGACTACATCAAGAGATACCTGGGTGACCTGACGCCTCTGCAGGAGAGCTGCCTGATCCGGCTTCGCCAGTGGCTCCAGGAAACCCACAAGGGCAAA ATCCCCAAAGACGAGCATATTCTTCGGTTCTTACGGGCCAGGGACTTCAACATCGACAAAGCCAGAGAGGTCATGTGTCAGTCTCTCACGTGGCGGAAGCAGCACCAGGTCGACTACATTCTCGATACCTGGAACCCTCCGCAGGTCCTGCAGGACTACTACGCGGGCGGCTGGCACCACCACGACAAAG ACGGGCGGCCCCTCTATGTGCTCAGGCTGGGGCAGATGGACACCAAAGGCTTGGTGAGGGCCCTCGGGGAGGAGGCCCTGCTGAGATAC GTTCTCTCCATCAATGAAGAAGGGCTAAGACGGTGTGAAGAAAACACGAAAGTGTTCGGCCGGCCTATCAG CTCCTGGACCTGCCTGGTGGACCTGGAGGGACTGAACATGCGTCACCTGTGGCGGCCAGGTGTCAAAGCCCTGCTGCGGATCATTGAGGTGGTGGAGGCCAACTACCCCGAGACGCTCGGCCGCCTGCTCATTCTGCGGGCGCCCCGGGTGTTCCCCGTGCTCTGGACGCTG GTTAGTCCATTCATCGATGACAACACCAGAAGGAAGTTCCTCATTTACGCGGGAAACGACTACCAGGGTCCTGGAGGCCTGCTGGATTACATCGATAAAGAGATTATCCCTGACTTCCTGGGCGGAGAGTGCATG TGTGAAGTGCCCGAGGGCGGACTGGTTCCGAAGTCTCTGTACAGGACGGCGGAGGAACTGGAGAACGAAGACCTGAAGCTGTGGACCGAGACCATCTACCAGTCTGCCAGCGTGTTCAAAGGCGCCCCGCACGAG ATTCTCATTCAGATTGTGGATGCGTCTTCAGTGATCACTTGGGATTTTGACGTGTGCAAAGGGGACATTGTCTTTAACATCTACCACTCCAAGAGGTCGCCCCAGCCGCCCAAGAAGGACTCCCTGGGGGCGCACAGCATCACTTCTCCCGGAGGGAACAACGTGCAGCTCATAGACCGCGCCTGGCAGCTGGGCCGGGACTACAGCATGGTGGAGTCGCCTCTGATCTGCAAAGAGGGCGAGAGCGTGCAG GGCTCCCACGTGACAAGGTGGCCGGGCTTCTACATCCTGCAGTGGAAGTTCCACAGCATGCCAGCCTGTGCCGCCACCAACCTGCCCCGAGTGGACGACGTGCTGGCCTCTCTGCAGGTCTCGTCTCACAAGTGCAAAGTGATGTACTACACGGAAGTCATTGGCTCTGAGGACTTCAG AGGTTCCATGACCAGCCTGGAGTCCAGCCACAGCGGGTTCTCCCAGCTGAGCGCCGCCACCACCACCTCCAGCCAGTCGCACTCCAGCTCCATGATTTCCAGGTAG
- the SEC14L1 gene encoding SEC14-like protein 1 isoform X3 yields MVQKYQSPVRVYKHPFELIMAAYERRFPTCPLIPMFVDSDTVNEFKSEDGAIHVIERRCKLDIDAPRLLKKIAGVDYVYFVQKNSLNSRERTLHIEAHNETFSNRVIINEHCCYTVHPENEDWTCFEQSASLDIKSFFGFESTVEKIAMKQYTSNIKKGKEIIEYYLRQLEEEGITFVPRWTPPSIATSSETSASCRKQAASLAVVVPDAAQKEGLSGEVLSNPSGASEPVVGTPDDKLDADYIKRYLGDLTPLQESCLIRLRQWLQETHKGKIPKDEHILRFLRARDFNIDKAREVMCQSLTWRKQHQVDYILDTWNPPQVLQDYYAGGWHHHDKDGRPLYVLRLGQMDTKGLVRALGEEALLRYVLSINEEGLRRCEENTKVFGRPISSWTCLVDLEGLNMRHLWRPGVKALLRIIEVVEANYPETLGRLLILRAPRVFPVLWTLVSPFIDDNTRRKFLIYAGNDYQGPGGLLDYIDKEIIPDFLGGECMCEVPEGGLVPKSLYRTAEELENEDLKLWTETIYQSASVFKGAPHEILIQIVDASSVITWDFDVCKGDIVFNIYHSKRSPQPPKKDSLGAHSITSPGGNNVQLIDRAWQLGRDYSMVESPLICKEGESVQGSHVTRWPGFYILQWKFHSMPACAATNLPRVDDVLASLQVSSHKCKVMYYTEVIGSEDFRGSMTSLESSHSGFSQLSAATTTSSQSHSSSMISRRLWRLKERDPGARVPVP; encoded by the exons GCCTATGAAAGGAGGTTTCCTACATGTCCACTGATTCCGATGTTTGTGGACAGTGACACTGTGAATGAATTCAAGAGTGAAGATGGCGCCATTCATGTCATAGAGAGGCGCTGCAAACTGGATATAGACGCGCCCAGACTGCTGAAAAAG atcgCAGGAGTTGATTATGTTTACTTTGTCCAGAAGAACTCACTGAATTCCCGGGAACGTACTCTGCACATCGAGGCCCATAATGAAACGTTTTCCAATCGGGTCATCATTAACGAGCATTGCTGCTACACC GTTCACCCTGAAAATGAAGACTGGACCTGTTTTGAACAGTCTGCAAGTTTAGATATTAAatctttctttggttttgaaaGTACAGTGGAAAAAATTGCAATGAAACAATATACCAGCAACATTAAAAAA ggaaaagaaataattgagtACTATCTCCGTCAGTTAGAAGAAGAAGGCATAACCTTTGTGCCCCGCTGGACTCCACCTTCCATTGCAACCTCTTCAGAGACATCCGCGTCGTGCAGGAAGCAAGCAGCGTCGTTGGCTGTCGTGGTCCCCGACGCTGCGCAGAAGGAAGGGCTGAGTGGCGAGGTCCTCAGTAACCCGAGCGGGGCATCTGAGCCCGTGGTGGGAACGCCCGACG ACAAACTAGATGCAGACTACATCAAGAGATACCTGGGTGACCTGACGCCTCTGCAGGAGAGCTGCCTGATCCGGCTTCGCCAGTGGCTCCAGGAAACCCACAAGGGCAAA ATCCCCAAAGACGAGCATATTCTTCGGTTCTTACGGGCCAGGGACTTCAACATCGACAAAGCCAGAGAGGTCATGTGTCAGTCTCTCACGTGGCGGAAGCAGCACCAGGTCGACTACATTCTCGATACCTGGAACCCTCCGCAGGTCCTGCAGGACTACTACGCGGGCGGCTGGCACCACCACGACAAAG ACGGGCGGCCCCTCTATGTGCTCAGGCTGGGGCAGATGGACACCAAAGGCTTGGTGAGGGCCCTCGGGGAGGAGGCCCTGCTGAGATAC GTTCTCTCCATCAATGAAGAAGGGCTAAGACGGTGTGAAGAAAACACGAAAGTGTTCGGCCGGCCTATCAG CTCCTGGACCTGCCTGGTGGACCTGGAGGGACTGAACATGCGTCACCTGTGGCGGCCAGGTGTCAAAGCCCTGCTGCGGATCATTGAGGTGGTGGAGGCCAACTACCCCGAGACGCTCGGCCGCCTGCTCATTCTGCGGGCGCCCCGGGTGTTCCCCGTGCTCTGGACGCTG GTTAGTCCATTCATCGATGACAACACCAGAAGGAAGTTCCTCATTTACGCGGGAAACGACTACCAGGGTCCTGGAGGCCTGCTGGATTACATCGATAAAGAGATTATCCCTGACTTCCTGGGCGGAGAGTGCATG TGTGAAGTGCCCGAGGGCGGACTGGTTCCGAAGTCTCTGTACAGGACGGCGGAGGAACTGGAGAACGAAGACCTGAAGCTGTGGACCGAGACCATCTACCAGTCTGCCAGCGTGTTCAAAGGCGCCCCGCACGAG ATTCTCATTCAGATTGTGGATGCGTCTTCAGTGATCACTTGGGATTTTGACGTGTGCAAAGGGGACATTGTCTTTAACATCTACCACTCCAAGAGGTCGCCCCAGCCGCCCAAGAAGGACTCCCTGGGGGCGCACAGCATCACTTCTCCCGGAGGGAACAACGTGCAGCTCATAGACCGCGCCTGGCAGCTGGGCCGGGACTACAGCATGGTGGAGTCGCCTCTGATCTGCAAAGAGGGCGAGAGCGTGCAG GGCTCCCACGTGACAAGGTGGCCGGGCTTCTACATCCTGCAGTGGAAGTTCCACAGCATGCCAGCCTGTGCCGCCACCAACCTGCCCCGAGTGGACGACGTGCTGGCCTCTCTGCAGGTCTCGTCTCACAAGTGCAAAGTGATGTACTACACGGAAGTCATTGGCTCTGAGGACTTCAG AGGTTCCATGACCAGCCTGGAGTCCAGCCACAGCGGGTTCTCCCAGCTGAGCGCCGCCACCACCACCTCCAGCCAGTCGCACTCCAGCTCCATGATTTCCAG GAGACTGTGGAGGTTGAAGGAAAGAGATCCTGGAGCCAGAGTGCCAGTGCCCTAG
- the SEC14L1 gene encoding SEC14-like protein 1 isoform X4 produces the protein MVQKYQSPVRVYKHPFELIMAAYERRFPTCPLIPMFVDSDTVNEFKSEDGAIHVIERRCKLDIDAPRLLKKIAGVDYVYFVQKNSLNSRERTLHIEAHNETFSNRVIINEHCCYTVHPENEDWTCFEQSASLDIKSFFGFESTVEKIAMKQYTSNIKKGKEIIEYYLRQLEEEGITFVPRWTPPSIATSSETSASCRKQAASLAVVVPDAAQKEGLSGEVLSNPSGASEPVVGTPDDKLDADYIKRYLGDLTPLQESCLIRLRQWLQETHKGKIPKDEHILRFLRARDFNIDKAREVMCQSLTWRKQHQVDYILDTWNPPQVLQDYYAGGWHHHDKDGRPLYVLRLGQMDTKGLVRALGEEALLRYVLSINEEGLRRCEENTKVFGRPISSWTCLVDLEGLNMRHLWRPGVKALLRIIEVVEANYPETLGRLLILRAPRVFPVLWTLVSPFIDDNTRRKFLIYAGNDYQGPGGLLDYIDKEIIPDFLGGECMCEVPEGGLVPKSLYRTAEELENEDLKLWTETIYQSASVFKGAPHEILIQIVDASSVITWDFDVCKGDIVFNIYHSKRSPQPPKKDSLGAHSITSPGGNNVQLIDRAWQLGRDYSMVESPLICKEGESVQGSHVTRWPGFYILQWKFHSMPACAATNLPRVDDVLASLQVSSHKCKVMYYTEVIGSEDFRGSMTSLESSHSGFSQLSAATTTSSQSHSSSMISRWRFC, from the exons GCCTATGAAAGGAGGTTTCCTACATGTCCACTGATTCCGATGTTTGTGGACAGTGACACTGTGAATGAATTCAAGAGTGAAGATGGCGCCATTCATGTCATAGAGAGGCGCTGCAAACTGGATATAGACGCGCCCAGACTGCTGAAAAAG atcgCAGGAGTTGATTATGTTTACTTTGTCCAGAAGAACTCACTGAATTCCCGGGAACGTACTCTGCACATCGAGGCCCATAATGAAACGTTTTCCAATCGGGTCATCATTAACGAGCATTGCTGCTACACC GTTCACCCTGAAAATGAAGACTGGACCTGTTTTGAACAGTCTGCAAGTTTAGATATTAAatctttctttggttttgaaaGTACAGTGGAAAAAATTGCAATGAAACAATATACCAGCAACATTAAAAAA ggaaaagaaataattgagtACTATCTCCGTCAGTTAGAAGAAGAAGGCATAACCTTTGTGCCCCGCTGGACTCCACCTTCCATTGCAACCTCTTCAGAGACATCCGCGTCGTGCAGGAAGCAAGCAGCGTCGTTGGCTGTCGTGGTCCCCGACGCTGCGCAGAAGGAAGGGCTGAGTGGCGAGGTCCTCAGTAACCCGAGCGGGGCATCTGAGCCCGTGGTGGGAACGCCCGACG ACAAACTAGATGCAGACTACATCAAGAGATACCTGGGTGACCTGACGCCTCTGCAGGAGAGCTGCCTGATCCGGCTTCGCCAGTGGCTCCAGGAAACCCACAAGGGCAAA ATCCCCAAAGACGAGCATATTCTTCGGTTCTTACGGGCCAGGGACTTCAACATCGACAAAGCCAGAGAGGTCATGTGTCAGTCTCTCACGTGGCGGAAGCAGCACCAGGTCGACTACATTCTCGATACCTGGAACCCTCCGCAGGTCCTGCAGGACTACTACGCGGGCGGCTGGCACCACCACGACAAAG ACGGGCGGCCCCTCTATGTGCTCAGGCTGGGGCAGATGGACACCAAAGGCTTGGTGAGGGCCCTCGGGGAGGAGGCCCTGCTGAGATAC GTTCTCTCCATCAATGAAGAAGGGCTAAGACGGTGTGAAGAAAACACGAAAGTGTTCGGCCGGCCTATCAG CTCCTGGACCTGCCTGGTGGACCTGGAGGGACTGAACATGCGTCACCTGTGGCGGCCAGGTGTCAAAGCCCTGCTGCGGATCATTGAGGTGGTGGAGGCCAACTACCCCGAGACGCTCGGCCGCCTGCTCATTCTGCGGGCGCCCCGGGTGTTCCCCGTGCTCTGGACGCTG GTTAGTCCATTCATCGATGACAACACCAGAAGGAAGTTCCTCATTTACGCGGGAAACGACTACCAGGGTCCTGGAGGCCTGCTGGATTACATCGATAAAGAGATTATCCCTGACTTCCTGGGCGGAGAGTGCATG TGTGAAGTGCCCGAGGGCGGACTGGTTCCGAAGTCTCTGTACAGGACGGCGGAGGAACTGGAGAACGAAGACCTGAAGCTGTGGACCGAGACCATCTACCAGTCTGCCAGCGTGTTCAAAGGCGCCCCGCACGAG ATTCTCATTCAGATTGTGGATGCGTCTTCAGTGATCACTTGGGATTTTGACGTGTGCAAAGGGGACATTGTCTTTAACATCTACCACTCCAAGAGGTCGCCCCAGCCGCCCAAGAAGGACTCCCTGGGGGCGCACAGCATCACTTCTCCCGGAGGGAACAACGTGCAGCTCATAGACCGCGCCTGGCAGCTGGGCCGGGACTACAGCATGGTGGAGTCGCCTCTGATCTGCAAAGAGGGCGAGAGCGTGCAG GGCTCCCACGTGACAAGGTGGCCGGGCTTCTACATCCTGCAGTGGAAGTTCCACAGCATGCCAGCCTGTGCCGCCACCAACCTGCCCCGAGTGGACGACGTGCTGGCCTCTCTGCAGGTCTCGTCTCACAAGTGCAAAGTGATGTACTACACGGAAGTCATTGGCTCTGAGGACTTCAG AGGTTCCATGACCAGCCTGGAGTCCAGCCACAGCGGGTTCTCCCAGCTGAGCGCCGCCACCACCACCTCCAGCCAGTCGCACTCCAGCTCCATGATTTCCAG atgGCGATTTTGCTGA